The DNA window TGTCGTTGGTGACGGTTGCGGTCTGGAGCTTGAGGCCGTTGTGGAGGGACCACTTTGCGTTGTCGGGGTTGTGGTTCCACTCCCACTCCGGGCTGAGGGTGGTGCCGCGGAAGTGGTCGGTGCCGGTGTGGGAGGTCTTGTCCTGCGGGGACAGTGGATAGGGCAGCGCTGTGGGCCAGGTGTTGTCGGTGAGATTGAGGGAGGGCCAGCCGTCGGCGTCCCATGTGAGGGGGGCGAGGACGGGGATGCGGCCGTTGGGGTAGGCATCGACGAAGGCCATGTAGTACCAGTCGCCCTTCTGAGTTTCAACGATGCCGCCCTGGTGGGGGCCGCCTCCGTATGGGATGGGGGCTTTCGCGTTGATGACGAGCTTCTGCATCGTGTAGGGGCCGAAGGGGCCGGTGGTGGATTTGAGGACATACTCGTCATTGGGCGGACGGGTGGTGAAGATGTAATAGCTGCCGTTGATCTTGTAGAAGCGCGAGCCTTCGATGTAGTCGACACCGATGGGAGCGGTGAAGACCTCCTGCGATTTCACCTCGCGGGTTCCGTCGGGCGAGAGCTGGGCGACGTGGAGGGTCTTTGCTCCGTAGGCGACGTACATCGTGTCGTCGTCATCGACGAGTAGACCGGCGTCGTAGTAGCACTGGGGAAGGACGGCGTGGCGCTTCCATGGGCCTTCGGCGGCGGTGGCGGTGTAGATGTAGGTCTGCTTGAATTCAATGCAGCCGCCCCAGTAGAAGGTCTTGTTGCTGTTGCGGTAGCCGAGGAAGGATGCCCAGGAGCCTTTGACGTAGGCGTTGCCGCCGTTGAGGTCGTAGGCGGGGGAGAAGTCGAGTACCGGGATGGAGTGGCCGACGTACTTCCAGTTGACGAGGTCTTTCGAGCTGAGGATGGGCGCTCCGGGGGAGTACTGCATGTTGGAGGCGGAGTAGTAGAAGGTGTCTCCGACGCGGAGGATGTCGAGGTCGGCGAGGTCTTCGTAGAGGACGGGGTTCTGGAAGACGGGGTTCTGGAAGGCGGGCTTCTGAGCGGTGACTGGGCGAAGACCGAAGGACGCGATCAGTGTGAAAGCGAGAAGGCAGAGGTTGGATTTGGTCATCGGTGGCCCCTTCATTCGCGGAGATTTGTCGAGCTTCTTATCTTGCCATGTGAGATGGGCGGGAGCGGTCGAGCTTCGCTCGATGTTCCACTCATAGCGGTGAAGCTGCGACGAATGGGGCACCCGGATTTGTGGCTTCGTCGAAATGACGTTTTCTTTTTTCGGTATTTAGGGCTATGGGTGCACTCAGCAGCGGATGGTTTTGCGCTTTTGGCCTTGCTTGCCTAAGGCTTCCATTTTTGCGATGTACGCGGTAGCCAGGGGGACTTCGCAGGCGGTGTCGCCCATGTCCACCGAGACCTGGCCGATGCGGGCGGCGGTGGCTTTGGCGAGTGGCAGCAGGGGCGTGACGTAGCTGCCTACAGAGATGACGAAGCCGTTCATGGTTTAGCGGTGGCGTCCTTCGACGGTGAGTATCTTCCTTTCGACGAGGGCGAGGAGGCGTTCTATCTCGGCGAGGTCGAGGGCGTCGTCAGGCGTGACGACGAGCATGCCGGCCCAGGTACGCCAACCGGAGGAGGCGATGAAGTCACGCTTGGAGGTGATCCACTCGGTGGCCATGTGGTGGGCGTGCGGACTTTCGACGGCGACCCAGGGGACGGTGTGCTCGGCGATTATGGACATGCCGTGGGAGTTTTCGGCCCAGCGCTGGAGCTCGCGGCGCGACATGAGGCGACCGTCGGCGAGGATGCCTGCGAGGTACATGGCGTCCATATTGCCGGTGTCGTATAGGTCGAGCGCCAGGGCCTGGAGTTCGGCAGGGTTCTTCTTCAGTGGCTTGCTGATCGATTTGGCCAGTGTCTTGAGGTCGGCGTTGCTGACACCGTAGGTGCGTTCGAGGGGTATGCCGTGGCGGGCGTAAGTCTTGCGGTAGGTTTCGCTGCCTAGGGATTTTAGGTCGTCGAGGACGGATTGGGCCGTGGGCATGGGATGCCTCTCAACAGGGGAGTTTGGAGCTTACTGAAGACTCTGGAATAGAACGAAAGCCGTACCCCAGCGGCTAAAGCCGCATTGCGAGGAGAGCGGTTACGGCACGACTGAAGCCGTGCCCTTAAGCAAAACCGGGTATTCCAGTGAGTTTTTCGAAGCCCGGTCTAGCAGCAGGTTCTTCGGGGCCTGGTTGAACAGCAGATCCTCCGCTGCGCAAAAGATGACAAGGTTTAGGAGGAAGGATGACAGGACATAAGGCCTAATTGCGGATGGCGGTGATCTGTAGGTACTCGTTTCTTACGAGGGTGTGGGACTCGGGGTTCGGGGATACGTTAGCGCTGGACCAGAGGGCGGTGAGATCGGCGGCGAGGGCTTCCTGGCCGGTGGAATCGAGGCGAGCGAAGGCCATCTGGGTCGGGCCGAAGTATTTGCGAAAGAAGTCGACTGCACCGGCGGGGCTGACGGCCATGTCGAAGTCAATGGGGATGAGTTGGGTTTCGATGTTGGTGAAGAAGGGCGCGAGACGTTCGCGGACGGTGGCGTCGTCGCCCCAAAGCGAGGCCGGGGCGATGCCGGGTGGCGAGGGGACGTGCATGCTGCCGACCTTGAACATTCTGCCGGAGAAGCTGGCGGGGTTCCAATTGGCCATGGCGAGGAGGCCGCCTGGTTTGAGGACGCGGGCGCACTCGGAAGCAACAAGTGCGGGGCGCGGGGCGAACATGGCTCCGAACATGGTGGTGACAGCGTCGAAGGAGGCGTCGGCGTAGGGGAGAGCTTCCGCGTCTCCCTCGTCGAAGGTGATCGCGAGGCCCTCGGCGGCGGCGCGTTCACGGGCCTGGATGAGAAGGTTGGTAGCGATATCGACGCCGGTGACGATGGCTCCGGAACGAGCAAGCGGGATCGCGGAGTTTCCGGTGCCGCAGGCGATATCGAGAACGCGGGCACCGGGAGCGATGCCAAGCCGTGCGATGAAATCATCGGCTGAGCCAGAGATGGTCTTGGCGACGACACCGAAGTCACCGGCCATCCAGGTAGCGCGCATGGATCGTTTGAGGGCGGAGATATCTGGAACGGCGGTTGCGCTCATGGCGGTTCTTCTCCGGGATTCGAGGAATGGGAGAAGGGTGCTTGATCAGGGGCGGAACGTCAAGCCGTGTCATACAGCCGGCATAAGAATCTTTTTGGAAACTTTGCTGAATCCTTAGACCGACCGGTCTACTCATATGAGCATGGCTGCCATAAGGAGCCACTTCACAAAGGAGATCACGATGTCTAACAAAGGTACTGCCCTCATTACCGGAGCTTCCACGGGAATTGGCACCGTCTATGCCGATCGCCTCGCAAAGCGTGGTTACGACCTCATCCTTGTCGCGCGCAGCAAAGACAAGCTCGACGAAGTCGCACAACAGATCCAGTCCAGCACCGGCCGCAAGGCAGAGGTACTGCAGGCCGATCTCGCTGTTCCAGCGGACGTGAAGCGAGTCGCTGAGCGTCTTGCCACGGACGACTCCATCACCGCGTTTGTGAACAACGCCGGCATCGCCTCGGCCAGCAAGCTGCTGGATTCGGACCTGGACTATCTCGACCAGATTGTTCAGATCAACGTCACGGCTTTCACCCGCCTTGCCATTGCGGCTGCGTCAAGCTTCGTGAAGAAGTCGAGCGGCCTCATCATCAACATCGGTTCGGTAGTGGCGCTCGCGCCCGAGCTGTTGAACGGCGTCTACAGCGGCAGCAAAGCGTTTGTGCAGAACTTCAGCATCTCGCTCAAGAACGAGCTTGCGGACAAAGGCGTGAAGGTCCAGGTGGTACTGCCCGGCGCGACCGCCACTCCGCTTTGGGGCAAGGCTGGCGTCAACGTGCACACCGACCTTCCTGCCGAGTGGGTCATGACCACAGAAGACATGGTCGATGCGTCGCTTGCCGGCCTGGACCAGGGCGAGTTTGCGACGATTCCCGCTCTGCCTGAAGCGTCCCTCTTTGAGACCTACGAGAAGTCGCGGCTGGCCCTTGCGCCCTTCCTTTCACAGAAGAACCCTGCTCCGCGTTACGGCGTTGGAGAAAAGAAGTAAACGCAACCGATACGATAAGGGACGTTGACCTATCTGGGCCAACGTCCTTCCACGGAAAGAGAGACGCTATGCCGTCCCAAACCGATATTGAAACAAAGGGCGTGTCGCACGCGAAGTCGAGCCCTACATCGACGCACGATCACCTCGTTGATGTAGGGCTCGCTCTCATGCGCAAGCAGGGGTACGGGGCCACCGGACTCCAGGAGATCCTGCAGGCTGCGGGTGTCCCGAAGGGCTCCTTCTATCACCACTTTGCGAGCAAGGAGGAGTTCACTGCAGCAGTCATTGAACGCTACTTCACGCGCGCTAGCGAGTTTGCTCAAAAGCATCTTCTTGAAGAAAAGGATCATCCGCCGCTTGGAAGGCTCCGGCGCTACTTTGAAGCGTTGGTCAAGACGGCGGGCCAGTCGGCGCCGCTGCCCGGCTGTCTCCTCGGGGATCTGAGCCTTGAGGTCGCCGACGCGAGCCCGCTCCTTCAACGGCATCTCAGCGACAGTTTCACGGGATGGCAGGCTGGCGTCGGGATGGTCCTACGTGAAGCGGTCGAGAGGGGCGAGTTGCCGAAGTCCACAAAGGTCGAATCCCTGGCAGGTTTCATTCTCAATAGCTGGGAGGGCGCTTTGCTTCGTTCTCAGGCGGACAAGAGCGATGCTCCTCTGAAGGACTTTCTGCACTTCGTGTTCGATGACTTGCTGGTGGCGTGACCCGTTTTGAGCTGTGGCCGTAAATCGGAAAGCTTCGTCCTTCGAAGTATTGGGCGTATGGGGTGAAGGCTTGTAATCTATACGACTGATGTCTGAAGAACACAAGCAAAGCGGGGCCTATGCCGGGGCGAAGATCGGGATCGACTTTGGGACGACGAATAGCTCCGTCGCAATCTATACGGGTGATGGCCGAACGGAGTTGGTCTCCTTCCCTTCGCTGAAAGGGCTTACGGAGAGCTACCGGTCGGTGCTTTACCTGGAGCAGATGAAGGCGGCGGGGCGGACGCAGTTGAAGAGCTTTACTGGGCCGCAGGCGATCGAGCACTATCTGCAGGCGGAGTCGCCGGGGCGCTTGATTCAGTCATTGAAGTCTTATCTTCCGAGTAAGTCGCTCACAGGTACCGAGGTCTTTGGACGGCGATACACGCTGGAAGAGTTGATCGCCCGCATTCTGACCGACCTGCGGCTGGCTACAGAGCGGCATATCGGTGGGCCGGTGCGGAGTGCGACGGTGGGGCGGCCCGTGCGATTCGTAGCGGCGGAGACGGCGGAGGATGATGCGTTTGCGACGTCGCGGCTGGAGACGGCGTTCAAAGCGGCAGGGTTCGAGTCGGTGAAGTTTGAGTATGAGCCGGTGGCGGCGGCTTATGCGTATGAGTCTTCGCTGACGGACGATGAGTTGATTCTGATTGGCGACTTTGGCGGCGGCACAAGCGATTTTTCTCTGCTGCATGTGGGGCCGGGGGTACGGGCTAAGGGACGGAGCAAGGACGATCTTCTCGGGAACGCCGGACTTGGACTGGCCGGCGATGCGTTCGACGCGCGGATTGTGCGAAAGCTGGTGTCGCCGGCGCTGGGGTCGGACTCGTTTGAGAAAACCTTCGCCCACGCTTCAGATCGGCCGGCACCGATCATTCCGGCGGTACCGGCGTGGATCTACGCGAACCTGGAGCGGTGGCACTATCTTTCGTTCCTGAAGACGCGGAACGTGACCGAGATGCTGAAGGCAGCGCGGGCGCGGGCGCAGGAGCCGGAGAAGGTGGCGGCACTGATCACGTTGATCGATGAAGATCTGGGGTATCAGTTGCACCAGGCGGTGCAGCGGTTGAAGGTGGATTTATCCTCAGCGGAGACGGCGGAGTTTCGGTTTCGCGATGGGAGTCTGGAGATCGTCGATCGGGTTTCGCGAACGGATTTTGAGGGTTGGATCGGGGATGACCTGGCGGCGATCGAGGCGACTGTGGATGGGTTGTTGCGGGATACGGGGATCGCTCCGGAGAAGGTGAATCGCGTGTTTTTGACCGGTGGAACCAGCTTTGTGCCGGCGGTTCGCGAGATCTTCGATCGGCGGTTCGGCCGGGAGCGGGTGCGGACGGGGAATGAGTTCACTTCGGTGGCAATGGGGCTGGCGCTGAGTGGGACGTCGTAGAAGCGGGTTCGTGCTTCGCACGAATGTCCCACCCATGCGGTAAACCCGCATGGATGGGGCACCCGACTCTGCGGTGATGCAGGAGTTGTAGATGGCACAGGTTCCTCACAGCTTATGCAGAGGGGTTTCGCTTTTTCGCCGCATAGCCCGATGCGACAATAAAGGGGCCCGCATGAAGCGATCTCTTGCCAAATCTTTGTCCGTTGTCGCGCAAGGGCTGGTGCTCGTCTCCGCGTTTGCGATTCCGGGGTGCGGGTATCACACGGCGGGGTCGGCGACGCATCTGCCGGCGGGGACGCGGACCATCGATGTACCGATCTTCACGACCCGAGTGCAGAACTATTCGACTGAGGTGGAGTTCACCAGGGCAGTGATTCGGGAGCTGAATACTCGGACGAAGTATAGGGTACTGACCGGAGCGAACGACGATGCCGACGCGCATCTGAGCGGGACGATCCTGACGCAGTCGATTGCGCCGCTGACCTATGACTCGTCGAGCGGGCAGACGGCGAGTTACCTTGTGACAATTACGGCAAAGGTGGTTTTGACGGCTCGGGATGGGCGGATTCTTTACCAGAACGACGCGCTTCCCTTCCGCGAACAGTACCAGTCGACGCAGGATTTGAACGGGTTCATCCAGGAGGATGGGCCGGCGGTTCGGCGGCTCTCTCAGGACTTTGCGCGGACGATTGTGAGCAACATGCTGGAGAGCTTCTGATGGCGGGGATGAAGAGCTTCGCGTCGGTCGAGCGCTTCCTCGGGGAGATTGCGACGCCGTCTCTGCGACCCGGGTATGTGCTGGCGGGTGACGAAATCTTTCTCTACGACCGCTGCCGCAAAGGCGTTCTGGAAGCGCTGGTGCCGGGCGATATGCGGGACTTCTGCCTGCATGATTTGGATCTGGCGGAGATTTCGATCTTCGAGATTCTCGACAGGGCGCAGACGCCATCGCTGATGGCCCCGTTCCAGGTGATCTTCGTGCGCGGGTTGAAGAACCTATATACGCGGGGGGCGAAAAAAGAAGAGTTTGCGGCGATTGATGGGTACTTCCGCAGCCCGAACCCGCAGGCTGTGGTCATCTTTGTGGCGGACCATCTGAGGATTCCGACCGACCTGCGCAAGATGGACATGCAGGACAAGGACCGGTTCGAGCGCATCCGCGAGACGCTGGGCGACTGGTGCGGCATGGTCGAACTTGCCCGCGTCGAGGAGTCGGATGCGATCCGCTGGGTAACGGAGTCGGCGGCAACGCGCGGGGTAAAGTTCGATGCGGACGCGGCGCGGCAACTGGTGGATGCGCTGGGCGCGGACATGATGCTGATCGCAAGCGAGTTCGAAAAGCTGCTGCTTTATGTGTCGGCCCCAATGGGGCAGGCAGATGGGATTGCGCGGAACCATGTGACTCTGGGCGATGTAGAGACGATGGTTCTGGCAGCGAAGCAGCGGTCGCTCTATGAGCTAACGGATGCGATCTCGCAGCGCGACCGGACGCGGGCTCTGGCGCTGCTGCATGGCCTGCTGAACGCTTCCGACGGTGGCGAGGATGCGGCCATCGGGCACCTGTACATGCTGGCGCGGACGTTTCGGCAGATGCTGATTATCTCGGAGAAAAACGTGCGCGACTCGCGGGCGATCTGGCAGGTGCTGTGGCAGGGCTTCCGGATGCCCCCGTTCGCGGCGGAGGATCTGATCCGGCAGGCGCGGCGGTACAAGTCGCGGCGGGAGCTGACGCGGGCGATTCGGCTGGTGGCGAAGGCCGACCTGGAATTGAGAAGCTCTCCGGCGAACAAGCTGCTGGTGCTGGAGCGTCTGGTGCTGGATCTGGCGACGGAGCCGGTGGCGCTGCACGAGGCGTTGAGCCAGCAGTTTGCTATGGAGCTGTGATCCTCAGCTGAGTTCGCTGGACTGGATGGTACAGTTAAGAAGTATGCGTAGTGTCTGGTCTGTTCCTGACCAGCGCTCGATTCAGAAGTCGAAAAGGTAACGATTCATTCCATGGTCTACTTCCTCGTTTTCATTCATATTGTCGTTTGTCTCTTTCTGATTGGCGTAGTTCTGCTGCAGCAGGGTAAGTCCGCCGACCTGGCCGGCGCGTTTGGCGGGCAGGGTTCGCAGACGGCGTTTGGGCCTCGCGGCGCGGCGAACCTGCTGACGAAGCTGACGACCTATGCGGCGATCCTCTTCATGCTGCTCTCGATCGCGCTGACCATCCTGCTTTCGCGCGCCAGCGGCGATCACTCCGTTCTCTCTGGAACGCCGACGACGCAGAGCGCTCCGAAGAAGTAGACTTCTTCCGGCTGCGAATGGGCTTGATTGCAGGTCAGGTTAAGATTGGGTCATGATTCACGAGATTCTTGCTGTCGGCCCGTTGCAGTGCAACTGCTCCATCCTTGGGGATGAGGTGTCGAAAGAGGCGATCGTCGTCGATCCCGGCTCAGACATCCCACGCATCCTGAAGGTCCTCGAACGGCATGAACTGACGGTCAAGCGGATCGTAGTGACGCATGCGCATATCGATCACATCGCCGGGGCGCTGGAGCTGAAGCGGCTGACCGGCGCTCCGATTCTCTACAACCAATTAGATCTGCCACTGGTCGCGATGATGAGCGTCCAGGCTGGCTGGCTCGGAATCGCTACACCCCAGGTTGCCGAACCGGATGACAGCCCGAAAGACGGGGATGTCGTGGCTGCAGGAAGTCTTGCGGGGACGGTGATCCTGACTCCCGGACACACCGAAGGCAGTCTGTGCCTATACCTTCCTCACGAAGAACTCCTGATTGCTGGGGACACTTTGTTTGCAGGTTCCGTGGGACGGACGGATCTTCCGGGCGGCAACACGCGGCGACTGTTGGACTCGATTCGCGACCGTCTGCTGCCCCTGCCGGATGCAACGAAGGTAATTCCGGGGCATGGAGAGTCGACCACGATCGGGCGCGAAAGAAACTCGAATCCATTCCTGCAACATCTTTAGTTTGAGTTGCTTCCAGCGGCTTCTCAAGTAGAACTTTAGCTATTTCCCCGAATGTTTACTGCCATGGTTCCGCTGCACCGTGAATGGTGCAAGGGACTCGCTGAGACGACCGATCCCCTCGGAAAAGTCGCGTTCCGTCGTGAGCAGGCTCACGACGATCAGTCGGTGATCGACCATGCCGTAGAAAGAACCGGGATGGACGATGACACCGTGCTCTTCGAGCAGACGGAGTGCGGGATCGGCCTCCCGGAGCTTGAGTACAGCGGCCCAACCGGCTTCGAGATGTAAGAGTTCCACCGGGCTGGCGGCCAGAGTCGCGAGATTGGCGGCGACGCGGGAGCGGATCTGGCTCTGGAGATGGTGGCGGCTGGCAAGCCAGGTGGGCAGGGAGAACTGCGCCGGGGCGTTCATCGAGAGGAAGGTGTCGGAGATGACCTCCAGACGAGCCAGCGCTTCGGAGACGACGGGACCAGGGCCGAAGGTGGCCAGCCACGCGACCTTCATCTGCGGGAGGGCGGCGATCTTGCTGATCCCGCTGAGGACGAAGGTCAGTGCGGGATGAGGGCCGGTCGCGAAGGTCTTTGCTGGTTCTGCTGGGGCTATCGGGTAGTCGAGGAAGACTTCGTCGACGATGAGGGCGAGATTATGGCGAGCGCAGAGGTCTTCAAGGCGTTCGCGCTCAGGCTGGTGCGTCCAGTGGCCGGTGGGGTTGTTGGGATGGACGACGAGGATGGCGCGGATGCGCGGGGTGATGCGGCGTTCGAGTTCGGCGAAGTCGATCCACCACCCGAAGTCGTAGAAGAGCGGGTAGGGCCGTAGGTTGATGTCGTCGAGGGTGGCGAGGAAGTCGAAGAGCGGATAGCTGGGTTGGGCGACAAGGACTTCGTCGCCGGGGTCGCAGAGGAGGCGGAAGAGGAACGAATAGGCCTCGCTGGTGCTGGTGGTGAGCAGGATCGCGTTCGGGTCCACGGGAGCGCTGTGGCGGGCGTAGTAGTCGGCGACGGACGCCCGGGCCGAGCGGAGACCTCGGGGATCAGGGTCGTAGGTGAGC is part of the Granulicella aggregans genome and encodes:
- the holA gene encoding DNA polymerase III subunit delta, which codes for MAGMKSFASVERFLGEIATPSLRPGYVLAGDEIFLYDRCRKGVLEALVPGDMRDFCLHDLDLAEISIFEILDRAQTPSLMAPFQVIFVRGLKNLYTRGAKKEEFAAIDGYFRSPNPQAVVIFVADHLRIPTDLRKMDMQDKDRFERIRETLGDWCGMVELARVEESDAIRWVTESAATRGVKFDADAARQLVDALGADMMLIASEFEKLLLYVSAPMGQADGIARNHVTLGDVETMVLAAKQRSLYELTDAISQRDRTRALALLHGLLNASDGGEDAAIGHLYMLARTFRQMLIISEKNVRDSRAIWQVLWQGFRMPPFAAEDLIRQARRYKSRRELTRAIRLVAKADLELRSSPANKLLVLERLVLDLATEPVALHEALSQQFAMEL
- a CDS encoding class I SAM-dependent methyltransferase, with the protein product MSATAVPDISALKRSMRATWMAGDFGVVAKTISGSADDFIARLGIAPGARVLDIACGTGNSAIPLARSGAIVTGVDIATNLLIQARERAAAEGLAITFDEGDAEALPYADASFDAVTTMFGAMFAPRPALVASECARVLKPGGLLAMANWNPASFSGRMFKVGSMHVPSPPGIAPASLWGDDATVRERLAPFFTNIETQLIPIDFDMAVSPAGAVDFFRKYFGPTQMAFARLDSTGQEALAADLTALWSSANVSPNPESHTLVRNEYLQITAIRN
- a CDS encoding DNA alkylation repair protein, producing MPTAQSVLDDLKSLGSETYRKTYARHGIPLERTYGVSNADLKTLAKSISKPLKKNPAELQALALDLYDTGNMDAMYLAGILADGRLMSRRELQRWAENSHGMSIIAEHTVPWVAVESPHAHHMATEWITSKRDFIASSGWRTWAGMLVVTPDDALDLAEIERLLALVERKILTVEGRHR
- a CDS encoding Hsp70 family protein, encoding MSEEHKQSGAYAGAKIGIDFGTTNSSVAIYTGDGRTELVSFPSLKGLTESYRSVLYLEQMKAAGRTQLKSFTGPQAIEHYLQAESPGRLIQSLKSYLPSKSLTGTEVFGRRYTLEELIARILTDLRLATERHIGGPVRSATVGRPVRFVAAETAEDDAFATSRLETAFKAAGFESVKFEYEPVAAAYAYESSLTDDELILIGDFGGGTSDFSLLHVGPGVRAKGRSKDDLLGNAGLGLAGDAFDARIVRKLVSPALGSDSFEKTFAHASDRPAPIIPAVPAWIYANLERWHYLSFLKTRNVTEMLKAARARAQEPEKVAALITLIDEDLGYQLHQAVQRLKVDLSSAETAEFRFRDGSLEIVDRVSRTDFEGWIGDDLAAIEATVDGLLRDTGIAPEKVNRVFLTGGTSFVPAVREIFDRRFGRERVRTGNEFTSVAMGLALSGTS
- a CDS encoding glycoside hydrolase family 43 protein, with amino-acid sequence MTKSNLCLLAFTLIASFGLRPVTAQKPAFQNPVFQNPVLYEDLADLDILRVGDTFYYSASNMQYSPGAPILSSKDLVNWKYVGHSIPVLDFSPAYDLNGGNAYVKGSWASFLGYRNSNKTFYWGGCIEFKQTYIYTATAAEGPWKRHAVLPQCYYDAGLLVDDDDTMYVAYGAKTLHVAQLSPDGTREVKSQEVFTAPIGVDYIEGSRFYKINGSYYIFTTRPPNDEYVLKSTTGPFGPYTMQKLVINAKAPIPYGGGPHQGGIVETQKGDWYYMAFVDAYPNGRIPVLAPLTWDADGWPSLNLTDNTWPTALPYPLSPQDKTSHTGTDHFRGTTLSPEWEWNHNPDNAKWSLHNGLKLQTATVTNDIYAARNTLTHRILGPVSNATIELDLSHMKDGDRAGLALFRDSTAWIGIVRDNGSLRVAMEDNLTMDEHWKTTATGTEVASAPITAHKIWLRASADTTSNFRSGPDRTGTFAYSLDGKTFTPLGKPFAFTRDWHYFMGYRYAIFNYATQSLDGAVRVSSFTVAIP
- a CDS encoding MBL fold metallo-hydrolase is translated as MIHEILAVGPLQCNCSILGDEVSKEAIVVDPGSDIPRILKVLERHELTVKRIVVTHAHIDHIAGALELKRLTGAPILYNQLDLPLVAMMSVQAGWLGIATPQVAEPDDSPKDGDVVAAGSLAGTVILTPGHTEGSLCLYLPHEELLIAGDTLFAGSVGRTDLPGGNTRRLLDSIRDRLLPLPDATKVIPGHGESTTIGRERNSNPFLQHL
- a CDS encoding SDR family NAD(P)-dependent oxidoreductase, which translates into the protein MSNKGTALITGASTGIGTVYADRLAKRGYDLILVARSKDKLDEVAQQIQSSTGRKAEVLQADLAVPADVKRVAERLATDDSITAFVNNAGIASASKLLDSDLDYLDQIVQINVTAFTRLAIAAASSFVKKSSGLIINIGSVVALAPELLNGVYSGSKAFVQNFSISLKNELADKGVKVQVVLPGATATPLWGKAGVNVHTDLPAEWVMTTEDMVDASLAGLDQGEFATIPALPEASLFETYEKSRLALAPFLSQKNPAPRYGVGEKK
- the secG gene encoding preprotein translocase subunit SecG, which codes for MVYFLVFIHIVVCLFLIGVVLLQQGKSADLAGAFGGQGSQTAFGPRGAANLLTKLTTYAAILFMLLSIALTILLSRASGDHSVLSGTPTTQSAPKK
- a CDS encoding pyridoxal phosphate-dependent aminotransferase, whose protein sequence is MSDPHQRFSRRTAWDLSPGDLSLAGLAARKQGRELLDLTVSNPTACGFDYDAESLLEPLANPLALTYDPDPRGLRSARASVADYYARHSAPVDPNAILLTTSTSEAYSFLFRLLCDPGDEVLVAQPSYPLFDFLATLDDINLRPYPLFYDFGWWIDFAELERRITPRIRAILVVHPNNPTGHWTHQPERERLEDLCARHNLALIVDEVFLDYPIAPAEPAKTFATGPHPALTFVLSGISKIAALPQMKVAWLATFGPGPVVSEALARLEVISDTFLSMNAPAQFSLPTWLASRHHLQSQIRSRVAANLATLAASPVELLHLEAGWAAVLKLREADPALRLLEEHGVIVHPGSFYGMVDHRLIVVSLLTTERDFSEGIGRLSESLAPFTVQRNHGSKHSGK
- the lptE gene encoding LPS assembly lipoprotein LptE, translated to MKRSLAKSLSVVAQGLVLVSAFAIPGCGYHTAGSATHLPAGTRTIDVPIFTTRVQNYSTEVEFTRAVIRELNTRTKYRVLTGANDDADAHLSGTILTQSIAPLTYDSSSGQTASYLVTITAKVVLTARDGRILYQNDALPFREQYQSTQDLNGFIQEDGPAVRRLSQDFARTIVSNMLESF
- a CDS encoding TetR/AcrR family transcriptional regulator, with product MPSQTDIETKGVSHAKSSPTSTHDHLVDVGLALMRKQGYGATGLQEILQAAGVPKGSFYHHFASKEEFTAAVIERYFTRASEFAQKHLLEEKDHPPLGRLRRYFEALVKTAGQSAPLPGCLLGDLSLEVADASPLLQRHLSDSFTGWQAGVGMVLREAVERGELPKSTKVESLAGFILNSWEGALLRSQADKSDAPLKDFLHFVFDDLLVA